TCTCATCGAAATAGAGGAGCAGCATGGGGAATGCTAGAGGGACAAATGTGGTTGTTTAGCATTGTTACAATAGGCGTTATTTGTGCAATCATCTATTTTTATCATAAAGAAGCAAAGGGCAAGCCAGTCTTTCAAGTAGGCTTAATGTTTTTATTAGGTGGAGCTATTGGTAATTTTATTGACCGTTTATTTAGAGGCGAAGTGGTCGATTTTGTGGATGTATTAATTCCAGTTATTAATTATGATTTCCCAATCTTTAATATTGCGGATGCAGCTTTAACAATAGCTGTTGTCATTTTAATGATTGGCTTAATTGCTGAAGATAAAAAAGAAAAGAAACAGGTGAAACAATGACGCAAGTAGCATATACAAT
This genomic stretch from Lysinibacillus pakistanensis harbors:
- the lspA gene encoding signal peptidase II — encoded protein: MYKYYGLAAFVILLDQWTKWLIVKNMEFGERIAVWGPWLGILSHRNRGAAWGMLEGQMWLFSIVTIGVICAIIYFYHKEAKGKPVFQVGLMFLLGGAIGNFIDRLFRGEVVDFVDVLIPVINYDFPIFNIADAALTIAVVILMIGLIAEDKKEKKQVKQ